A genomic region of Arachis stenosperma cultivar V10309 chromosome 9, arast.V10309.gnm1.PFL2, whole genome shotgun sequence contains the following coding sequences:
- the LOC130948295 gene encoding uncharacterized protein LOC130948295 — MYRTLRWIDRCIAGGLDPELRDICVKGLVDRNLPGYAVGGLAGRDDKDSFWRVIAQCIAALPEDKPRYVMGVGYPLDTVVCSALGADMYDYVYPIRTTRFGTALIPEGVLKLKHRAMADDTRPIDPTCPCMVCKNYTRTYIHCLVTKDAVGSQLLSYHNLYYMMRLSRNLHTSMVEGKFPKFVCDFLQTMFPKGDVLEWVCNAMEVAEIDISSCCAPFPSCQEKYSSDEIRTNDIHMELRLTHKL; from the exons ATGTATCGAACGCTTAGATGGATAGATAGATGCATAGCAG GTGGTTTAGATCCTGAGTTGAG GGACATCTGTGTCAAAGGTTTGGTAGACCGCAACTTGCCTGG CTATGCTGTTGGTGGTCTTGCAGGACGCGATGATAAAGATTCGTTTTGGCGAGTTATTGCTCAGTGCATTGCTGCTTTGCCAGAGGATAAACCACGATACGTTATG GGAGTTGGTTATCCACTTGATACTGTTGTTTGTAGTGCTTTGGGTGCAGACATGTATGATTATGTCTACCCCATCCGTACAACACGTTTTGGGACAGCCCTTATTCCAGAG GGAGTACTAAAACTAAAACATAGAGCCATGGCTGATGATACTCGACCAATTGATCCTACCTGCCCTTGTATG GTTTGCAAGAACTACACCAGGACCTACATCCATTGCCTTGTCACTAAAGACGCCGTGGGGTCTCAGCTTCTATCATATCATAATTTATATTACATGATGCGG cTTAGCAGGAATTTACACACATCAATGGTTGAGGGAAAATTCCCAAA gttTGTATGTGACTTTTTACAAACAATG TTCCCCAAAGGCGATGTTCTTGAATGGGTCTGCAATGCTATGGAGGTGGCCGAAATCGACATTTCTTCCTGCTGTGCTCCATTTCCATCATGCCAAGAAAAGTATTCCAGCGATGAAATCAGAACTAATGACATACACATGGAGTTAAGACTTACACACAAGTTATAG